The following is a genomic window from Flavobacteriales bacterium.
CCACCACCAGCGGCACATGGCTGAGGTCCGCGGGTTCGCCCGGGCTCAGGCTCATCACGGGCCACAGCACGCCGCGGTGCGCATGGGGCAGCAGGCGGTCCATGTCGGAGGCGCCGGAGAGGTGCGCCACCACACCGTCCCGCGCACTGATGCGGGCGGCCACCGGCACGATGGCGTCATCGCTCACCGCCAGCAGGGTCAGCGCCGCCGGCGGCAGCGCCTCATCCAGCCCGAACGGCGTGGTGCGCAGGGCGAGGGCCAGCGGTTTGGCGGCGGCGGCGGCACGCCCCGCCACGCCGGCCAGCGGAAGTCCGGCGCGGGCGATCGCGTGCCCCAGGTGGTGGGCCGCGCGGCCCGTTCCCACCAGCAGGATGCCCTCGCGCAGCGGCATGGTCAGGGGGTGCCGGTGCGATCGCGCAGCCGTCGGCGCACGGCCATCAGCGTGCCCAGGAACATCAGGATGCAGCCGGTCCACAGGATGTTGATGCCCGGGAACACGATCGCCTGCATCACCACGTATTCGCGCTCGAAGACGTTCAGGCCCACGCGGGCGCCGTCCACCGTCGCCAGCTCGAACTTCACGCGCAGCGGGTCCACGTCGAAGCCCTTGCCGGCCACGGGACTGCCGTCGCGGTAGATGATCACCGGGTTGGCCTCGAACCAGCGCTCGCGGTCGTAGAGGTCGCGCACGCGCATCCGCAGGGCGTACACCAGGTAGTCGGGGCCGAGCATGCGGATGGTGACGCTGTCGCGCACCGTGCGCAGGCTGTCGATCAGGATCAGGCAGGTGGGGGTGACGATGGTGTCGCCGAGCTGCTTCTCGTAGAGGCGGGGCGGCATGTAGTGCACACCGGCGCTGTCCTCGGCCTCGTCGGCGGCCAGGTCGGCATAGCGCACGTGGGTGTAGAGGTCGCGGTGCGGCCAGTGCTTGGTGCTGGGCTCGGCCACGTTGCCGAAGCGCGGGTTCAGCTGTACGAAGGGTTCCAACGTGAAGAGCGGTCCACCGGCGCGGGATGCGGACCAGGCCTTCGCACGCCACAGTGCACGGCGCGGGAAGTCCTCGATCGGGGTCCAGTGCGCGGGCTGGTCGACCAGGAAGGTGGCGGAGGCCGTGTGCGCGGAGCGGCAGCTGAAGAGCATGTCGCCCACCTTCACGGTGTCGCCGGGAACGTAGGTGGCGGGCACGGTGCTGAAGTACTCCGTCACATAGTGCAGGTTCACCCCTTCGGGACGCTTGGCCGCATAGCGGACGAAGTACTCGCCCATGCGCACCGTGTCGCCGCGGTAGAGCAGGATGTCCGTGCTGTTGCTGAACTCCTCGTTCAGGAAGCGCAGGTCCATGCCCTGCGTGTTGCGGCTCATCTCGTTCTGCCGGCTGGTGCTGATGAGCGCGCCGAGCAGCACCAGGGCGAAACCCACGTGGGCCACGGAGGGACCGGCGTTGGTGAGGCGGCCCTTCAGCACGGTGCGGATGTGGTCCAGGTTGGCCGCGGCGGAGAAGGCGGTGGCGAAGAAGAGCAGGATGAGGTTGAGGTCGGCCACGCGATAGTCAAGCAGCACCACGCCGAGCGCGGTGAGGAGCAGGGCCACCACCAGGGAGAGGGCGATCGCGCGGCGGAAGCGCTTCATGTCGGTGGACCGATAGCGCAGGTATTGCGCGAAGGCGCTGAGGAGGCTGACGATGAAGGCGAAGGGCACCTGCCACTTGTTGTAGTGGGCGATGGCCTCGCCGGGAGGAGCGAGGCGGGCCCGGGCCACCTGGCGCAGCCGATCGCTGTCGAGGGCGTCGGCCAGGGCGGTGAGCGGTACCTGGAAGGGCTCCAGCAGCAGGTTGAGCACGGGCACCGAGGTGCTGAAGGTGATCTGGGCGGCGCTCAACAGCAGCACCAATGCGCCGATGAAGAGCCAGAACTCGCGGCTCCACAGCGCCTCCTCCTCGTTGGGCTGCGGGAAGTCGCGCCGCTGCGCGATGAACGTCCACACGGCGCTCACCAGCAGGAAGAGGAGGATGGCCGGCACCGGTTGCTTCAACGCGGTGCCGATGGCGAGCAGGGCCACGGCCACGATCGTGTAGAAGCGCTGCTGGCCCCGGTCGGTGTGGAGCATCACCACGGCCAGCCAGATGAAGAACAGCATGAAGAGGGTGAGCCCCGGCATCATGCCATCGCCCGTGAAGCTGTGCACGCTGGTGTCGCCCAGCACACCGCTGCGGGTGAGGAAGGTGCTGTACAGCACCAGGTGGAAGGTGACGAGGGTGAGCAGGAAGGTGGTGTAGACCGACGTGGGCCGATGGCGGTTCACCAGCATCAGGTGGCCGGCGGCCACCAGGGTGAGCCAGGGCACCAAGGAGGCGTTCTCCACCGGGTCCCAGGCCCAGAAGCCGCCGAAGCTGAGCGCCTCGTAGGCCCAGGCGCCTCCCATCAGGATGCCGGTGCCGAGCACCATCACGCCGAAGAATGTCCAGGGCAGGGCGGGGACGATCCAGGCCTGCAGCTCGCGCCGCCAAAGGCCCGCGATGGCGAACGCGAACGGCACCAGGGTGGCGGCGAAGCCCAGGAAGAGCGTGGGCGGATGGATCACCATCCAGTAGTTCTGCAACAGGGGGTTGAGGCCGCGGCCGTCGGCGAACTGGGGGATGCGCGTGAGGTAGTCGCCGATGCGCGTCCAAGGCAGGCCGAGGTTCTCCGGCAGCTCGCGGATGAGCAGGAAGGGACTGGAGCCGATGCGCACATCGCCGAGGTGCACGCCCAGCAGCATGCTGGCCAGGAAGAGCTGGACAAGGGCCACGACGGTCATCACCGGGGCCTCCCAGGTGCCGCTCCGACGGATCAGCACCAGGCCGATGCACACGTGCCAGAAGGTCCACAGCAGGAAGCTGCCCTCCTGGCCTTCCCAGAAGCAGCTCAGGATGTACTTCAGCGGCATCTGCCGGTTGCTGTGCTTCCACACGTAGTCGAACTCGAACCAGTGGTTGAACAGCATGGTGAAGAGGACCACCACGATGCCGAGCACGGCCGCGGCATGCAGGGCGAAGCCGGTGCGTGCCACGCTGCGCCAGGTGTCGTCGCGGCGCCGGGCGCTCCACCAATAGGCGCCGGAGGCCAGCAGGGCCCCGGCGAAGGAGAGCAGCGTGAGCAGGTGGCCGAGCTGGCCGGCCCAGGTGTGTTCGCCCGTGTAGGTCATCGAGGTGCCTCCCGCTCCATGGGCGCTACACGCCCACCTGGTTCTGTTCGTTGTACTTGCTGGGGCACTTCATCAGCATGTCCGTGGCGTGGAACTCGCCGCCCTCGGTGGCCTCGCCGATGAGCACGAGGCGCTCGCTGCGCTCGAAGTCCTGCGGCTTGGCCTTGGCCAGCTTCACGCGGCAGCTACGCCCCTGCAGGTCCTGCATGGTGAACTCCGTCAGGCTGGCGTTCACGCTGGGTTCATAGACGATGGCCTGGCTGCGGTCCAGCACGCCCACCACGTGGTACTCGCGGCCCGGGTTGGCCAGGGCCTCGTCGAGGTCGGCGTAGGTGCTGCTGTCGCTCAGGGAGCCGATCAGGGCGGCGATGGCCACGGCGATGATGGCGATGGCGATGAGGTGGCTGCGTTTCATGCGTCGCGGTGGGGTTCGCGGCGTTGGCGTTCCAGGCGGGAGAGGCGTCGGTCGAAGGCGGCCATCCATGCGGCCAGGCCCAGCAGCACCACGGCCACCACGGCGATCACGGCGTGCATGCGGCCCGACCCGTACAGGGTGTCGGCCAGCCAGGAGGGCGCTTCCACGGCCGCAAAGGTACCCAGCGGGAAGAGGGCGGCGATGAACAGGAACGTCAGGCGGCGGTCACGCATGGTCGTGGAGGCGTTGCAGACGGTCCAGACGTCGGGCCAGCGTCCATGCCCAGGCGCCCAGCAGCATCCAGCCGAGCACCGCAGGGTAGAACACCAGCCGCAGCCGGTCGTCCAGGTCGTATTGGTTGAAGGCCGGATTGCCGCCGTTGCCCGGATGCAGCGAGTCGCCGAGGCGGGGCAGCACCATCAGGAAGACCATCATCAGCACGTAGGCGAAGATGTTGTACACCGCGGCGAGGCGGGCGGCCTTGTGCGGGTCGCTCACCGATCCGCGCAGCACCAGATAAGCGGCGTAGACCAGGGTGGTGACGGCCGCGCCGTTGAGCTTCGTGTCGCTGGTCCACCAGCCACCCCAGGTCACCCGCGCCCAGATGCTGCCGGTGATCAGGCCCAGCACGGCGAAGAGCAGGCCCACATGCACGGCGGCGAGCGCAGCGCCGTCGTGGTCCAGCGAACCGGTGCGCAGGTGCCGCACGCTCATCACCACGGAGATGGTCATCAGCAGCATCATGGTGAACCACATGGGCACGTGGAAGAACAGGTTGCGGATGCTTTCGGTGAGCAGGCTGCGGTTGGGGAAGCGGAAGCCAGGGGCCTGTGAGCGGACGGCGCCGGTCGTGCAGGGGCTGTCGGCGATGCCCGCACCCCGGCCCTCGGTCCAGAACGCGTCCAGCAGGACCAGCGTGTCGCCGTCGGGCGGAAGCACCGCCAAGTGGGTGAGTTCGGCACGCAGGCCGGCAGGAACGTCCACCGTGGCGCTTAGGTGTGTGGCGTCCTCCACCATGACGCGGGACGCGCACACGCGCTGCCCATCGTTGCTGATCCACACGTGCGGAGGGTCGGCGGGGGAAAGCTTGGTGCGGTAGGACGTGACGCGCAACTCCACCGGCCCGGGGGCGATGCGCTCATGGTCCACATGCACGAGCGCGGGGGCGATGTCGACACCGAGGCCGAAGCACACCACGGCCAGCAGCAGCGCGATGCCCAGGGCCTTCCACCAATGCCTCATCAGTCGCGCCAAAGGTAGGGGAACAGCAGGTAGGCCAGGGCCACGGTGAGCACGTCGATCAGCAGCAGCCAGAGGAGGTAGGTGCCCGTGATGTTGAGGCCGATGCCGTCGAGGGCGAGCTTGCTGGCGCGCAGGGCGCTGAGGAGCAGCGGCAGCACCAGGGGAAGGCCCAGGACGGCGGTGAGCCCCACGCCGTTGCCGGCGCGCGCGGCGATGGCGGAGATGAGCGTGAGCACCGCGGCGAAGCCGGTGCCGCCCAGGGCCACGGTGAGCAGGAAGAGGGCGACGTCCGCCTCACGCAGGGCATGGCCGCCGAGCAGCAGGATGTAAAC
Proteins encoded in this region:
- the ccsA gene encoding cytochrome c biogenesis protein CcsA, which codes for MTYTGEHTWAGQLGHLLTLLSFAGALLASGAYWWSARRRDDTWRSVARTGFALHAAAVLGIVVVLFTMLFNHWFEFDYVWKHSNRQMPLKYILSCFWEGQEGSFLLWTFWHVCIGLVLIRRSGTWEAPVMTVVALVQLFLASMLLGVHLGDVRIGSSPFLLIRELPENLGLPWTRIGDYLTRIPQFADGRGLNPLLQNYWMVIHPPTLFLGFAATLVPFAFAIAGLWRRELQAWIVPALPWTFFGVMVLGTGILMGGAWAYEALSFGGFWAWDPVENASLVPWLTLVAAGHLMLVNRHRPTSVYTTFLLTLVTFHLVLYSTFLTRSGVLGDTSVHSFTGDGMMPGLTLFMLFFIWLAVVMLHTDRGQQRFYTIVAVALLAIGTALKQPVPAILLFLLVSAVWTFIAQRRDFPQPNEEEALWSREFWLFIGALVLLLSAAQITFSTSVPVLNLLLEPFQVPLTALADALDSDRLRQVARARLAPPGEAIAHYNKWQVPFAFIVSLLSAFAQYLRYRSTDMKRFRRAIALSLVVALLLTALGVVLLDYRVADLNLILLFFATAFSAAANLDHIRTVLKGRLTNAGPSVAHVGFALVLLGALISTSRQNEMSRNTQGMDLRFLNEEFSNSTDILLYRGDTVRMGEYFVRYAAKRPEGVNLHYVTEYFSTVPATYVPGDTVKVGDMLFSCRSAHTASATFLVDQPAHWTPIEDFPRRALWRAKAWSASRAGGPLFTLEPFVQLNPRFGNVAEPSTKHWPHRDLYTHVRYADLAADEAEDSAGVHYMPPRLYEKQLGDTIVTPTCLILIDSLRTVRDSVTIRMLGPDYLVYALRMRVRDLYDRERWFEANPVIIYRDGSPVAGKGFDVDPLRVKFELATVDGARVGLNVFEREYVVMQAIVFPGINILWTGCILMFLGTLMAVRRRLRDRTGTP
- a CDS encoding cytochrome c maturation protein CcmE, translating into MKRSHLIAIAIIAVAIAALIGSLSDSSTYADLDEALANPGREYHVVGVLDRSQAIVYEPSVNASLTEFTMQDLQGRSCRVKLAKAKPQDFERSERLVLIGEATEGGEFHATDMLMKCPSKYNEQNQVGV
- the ccsA gene encoding cytochrome c biogenesis protein CcsA, translating into MVEDATHLSATVDVPAGLRAELTHLAVLPPDGDTLVLLDAFWTEGRGAGIADSPCTTGAVRSQAPGFRFPNRSLLTESIRNLFFHVPMWFTMMLLMTISVVMSVRHLRTGSLDHDGAALAAVHVGLLFAVLGLITGSIWARVTWGGWWTSDTKLNGAAVTTLVYAAYLVLRGSVSDPHKAARLAAVYNIFAYVLMMVFLMVLPRLGDSLHPGNGGNPAFNQYDLDDRLRLVFYPAVLGWMLLGAWAWTLARRLDRLQRLHDHA
- a CDS encoding heme exporter protein CcmB — its product is MRPSEIAAIVRMELALDLRQRAAWAGLLLYSVGACYIGFLALRTGTATPVWNALLWIILLFAAFNTLTRAFQREDAGRQLYLHTLADPRSVVIARTLYSMGLMLALALVTVAVYILLLGGHALREADVALFLLTVALGGTGFAAVLTLISAIAARAGNGVGLTAVLGLPLVLPLLLSALRASKLALDGIGLNITGTYLLWLLLIDVLTVALAYLLFPYLWRD